The Triticum dicoccoides isolate Atlit2015 ecotype Zavitan unplaced genomic scaffold, WEW_v2.0 scaffold143324, whole genome shotgun sequence genomic interval TGACTGGGATGCTAAATGGGGTTCGGCAGGGTTCGGTCTCTTCCATTACATGAGTGAGTAAACATATACATACATGCGTGCATGTTGTTTATCTTACTCAATTTTGTTTAGTTAGTTTCCTTACTCTCTTTTCTTACCTTTGGTCCTATGTCTTTCtataagggaagggaagggaagtgaAGGGATTTACTTTGCTGCTTATCTACCACTTGTTCATGTTACGAAAATTTTAACACCTGCTTCCATTGATTGATTTCTGCAGCGACGGTCAGTTCCATGCAATATACACACTTGATACCCGGGAGCACCCCAAGGCACAATTGTCGAACCGCGCCTAGCCTCCAGGTCGTCTCCATCAGACTGGCAGAAATTCAAGGTGGTCTGGAATGGCCGTTGCCAGTGTACGGTATGATTGCTGTCAGAGACCACGTGGATCACAATCGCAACCTTCTGTTTGCCTGCTATAGGAGCAGGTGTCAGATACTCAAGGAAAAGGTATGTATACCATCTTAATATACATACCTTTGTTAATAAGGTGATATTGTTTGCCTTCCTGGGCCTTCATATTTGTCAGTAGCTAATAAGGTGATCGATGATGCTTGCAGGAGCCCTTTTTGGCCTTGACTGGCCCCTCCCGTGCAATTGTGTGCGAGGAATCGGTTGACTTTGAAATCCAACTGAAAGTAAGAGGTACAACAGAGTCTGAAGATAGAGCATTGATCACTGGTGTGTGCACTTACAACAGAGGGGATGATACTGTTTGCTTTACCAACTGCTTCTGCACCGTAGAGTTTAGATTGGAGGTACTTCAGGAAGCAGTCCAGGCCACTGTTTTGGGCGTCCGTGTCAAAGATGGGTCATGGCCTTCTGGATGGGGAGGTCGAGTCGCTTGCTCAGTCATTGATGGTGAAATTGACGACACACCCGGGCAACTTGAGCTGCTTGTTTCTCGTGGCAGTGCCATGCCCGTGACTTCTGAGGGTTACCTTCTTCTGTCAAGGAATGTCATTTCTGTAGATGTTAACAAGAGCCTGAATTTTCTCCTAGAGGCCTGCTTACCATCTGGTGATACCATTGCACAAAAAGAATTGTCCTTCGAACCCAAACTTTGCAACATAAGTCAGGATAGTTGTGAACTTAATGGTATTGAGTTGGAGATCACTGTTGCTTGGTCTAGTCTTGTTTGTGAGAAGCGGGATATTTCGGTACAAGGGTGTGTTGGTGATGAGGAGCAGGACTGGGACGTTGCATCAATGGAGCAGCAGGTGCCGAAGATAGACTCCAAATTGACATCGGAGGTGGGGCCAGAGGCGGAAACAGAGTCGGCGATGAGTCTGGATACCAGTGAATTGGCGAATGAATCGAGTAGCTCCATGTTCGTATCAGACAAGTCAATACTCGAACCTGCAGATTCTGTTGCCGCCAACACAGGTTACGATGTTGAGAAGATGTATAGAGGCAAATCAGACGAACAATTAAAAATTGAGGCCAAGGAGATGGCTGCCGAACAGAAGAGTTTTGACATGTATGTTGATGCCTGGGAAGGGTCATGGGGTTATGATGGGTTCGGTTGCTTCCGAGACATGAGTGAGTAAAGTTGCATGCATCTTGCTTATCTTACTGAACTTTGGTTAACTAGTTTCCTTCCTCCTTTTTAGCTTTGGTCGTACTTCTTTGCATAAGGGAAGTGGAGGGAATTACTTTGTTGCTTATCTAGTACCTGTTCATGTTACAAGATTTCTAACACCTGCTTCCATTGATCTTGTTCTGATGCATGCAGCGACGGTGAGTTCCATGCAATACACACACTTGGTACCAGGGAGCACACTGTTGCACTATGGTCGAGTATTGCACTATGGCCGAGTGTTGCCTAGCCTGCAGATCTTCTCCGTTAAACTCGCAGAAATACGAGGTGGTCTGGAATGGCCGCTGCCAGTGTACGGCACGGTCGCTGCCCGAGACCGTGTGGATCACAATCTCAACCTTGTGTTTGCCCGCAACAGGAGTGAGTGCCAGATACTCAATGAAGAGGTATCTATCTGTACCATCTTAATCTTATCAATATGCTCTTGGTTTGATTTTGGGGATCCTCTTGTTTATTAGTTGCTAATAAGGTGATTGATGATGCTTGCAGGATTCCTTTTTGACCTTGACTGGCCCCTCTCGTGCAATTGTCAGCAAGGAATCTGTTGTCTTTGAAATCCAACTAAAAATAAGAGGTAGAACAAAGTCTCAAGATAAGCCACTGATCAATGGCGTGTACACTTACCACAGCAGAGAAAGCCCCATTTGCTTTAGGAACTGCTTTTGCACCGTAGAGTTAAGTTTGGAGAGAATTAAGAAATCAGTCCAGGCCACTATTTTGGGCGTCCGTGTCAAAGAGGAGGGGTCATGGCCAACATTCGGAGGTCGAGTTGCTTGCTCAGTCAGTGGACCT includes:
- the LOC119343843 gene encoding uncharacterized protein LOC119343843, giving the protein MRAVKARSLTDILGVEHKTEETAALDEHGDPANGGELKPETAAALNGHAADGAAANGGEHKMETDALDEHGDAANGRERMVENVDGGGDEEHMDFDMEDQVLRIDSKSEPEAEVATGPDTSVSTIESNLSASDKSIPKPAHHVPINRGDDVVDKMDRGKSAQQLASEAATMNAQQQKFDRFVDDWDAKWGSAGFGLFHYMTTVSSMQYTHLIPGSTPRHNCRTAPSLQVVSIRLAEIQGGLEWPLPVYGMIAVRDHVDHNRNLLFACYRSRCQILKEKEPFLALTGPSRAIVCEESVDFEIQLKVRGTTESEDRALITGVCTYNRGDDTVCFTNCFCTVEFRLEVLQEAVQATVLGVRVKDGSWPSGWGGRVACSVIDGEIDDTPGQLELLVSRGSAMPVTSEGYLLLSRNVISVDVNKSLNFLLEACLPSGDTIAQKELSFEPKLCNISQDSCELNGIELEITVAWSSLVCEKRDISVQGCVGDEEQDWDVASMEQQVPKIDSKLTSEVGPEAETESAMSLDTSELANESSSSMFVSDKSILEPADSVAANTGYDVEKMYRGKSDEQLKIEAKEMAAEQKSFDMYVDAWEGSWGYDGFGCFRDMTTVSSMQYTHLVPGSTLLHYGRVLHYGRVLPSLQIFSVKLAEIRGGLEWPLPVYGTVAARDRVDHNLNLVFARNRSECQILNEEDSFLTLTGPSRAIVSKESVVFEIQLKIRGRTKSQDKPLINGVYTYHSRESPICFRNCFCTVELSLERIKKSVQATILGVRVKEEGSWPTFGGRVACSVSGPDASPQEIELLDSRYTAMPMTSQGYLVLSRNVVSVDYRGSLNFILEAYSDSGNKVAQKNESFEPKFSNISKQTCKLTGGIELEITVAWSSLISEKWDISSRY